GGCGGAGGAGTTTGCCACTAAGGCTCTGGAGCTGAAGCCAAAGTCCTACGAGGCGTTTTACGCTCGAGCTCGTGCTAAGAGAAGCAGCAGGTAACGTCAGCTCTGTCACAGGAAATGACagttacacaaacacaggaaATGACCTCatcttcattacacatcacaggATGCAGAAACGTGATAAATGCGGAACTAAATATAAACTGCTGGTGTTTTCAGGTTTtctcagtctgtctgtctgactgtctcTCTGACTGTCCGTCTGACTCTTAGGCAGCTTGCAGGAGCACTGTCTGATCTCCACGAGGCGGCACGTCTGTGTCCCGGCAACAGGGAGATCAGACGCCTCCTGGcacgggtggaggaggagtgtcATCATCGCCCGGGCAACAAGCACACCACGCCACATGGCCACGCCCTAGCACACCAGGAAGATGAagacgaggaggaggacgacgacgatgatgacgacgacgaggaggaagaggaggaggaagacgacaGCATCCGAGTGCCCGAAAAGATCTCGGACGCGGTGTGCCATGAAGCaccaggaggagggagaggaggagaggtgtgacGAAGGCTCCTCCCgtcaggagaggaagagggagaagtGGCCGCAGAGCCGCACCCTGCCCGACTCTCTGGGTCTCGTTCTGCCCGTACGGCCCGTCCGGTTCCCCTTCGCCCCCGGGTCGCGCCGCCCACCGTCGCCACTCGTCCCGGCAGGCTCAGAGCGTTGAAAACCCGAGACTGCGGCTCCCTGCAGCCGGGTTCCGCCTCCAGCCCCCAGGCCCAGCCGCCACAGGCCCGCCTCGCTCCGGGCCGGACCCTGCATCGACTTCGGTCCGCTGGGCCCCGAGCGAGGCGTGGACCGGGCTCCAGCAGGGGACCACAGGGAGCTGCTCAGGGACGTTGCAAGGAAGCGGCTCCCACGGCGACGCCCCGCCCCTGACTCCGGAGGGCGGAGCCGAGCCCAGAGGCGAATTCTGCAGGAGCAGCAGCGTTGCGCGTGTCCGGCTCCTCCTCGGCCGGCCTCTCGGAAGGCGGGGGCGCAGCCGTGCCTCTGTTGCCATCGACGATAGGCAGACTGAGcacaagccccgcccctttATGGGCGTCATGGACAAGACCGCACGTGTCAATCAACAGCAGCAAATGCACCACGGCATCCAGAGCCTCCACGGCCACCACGGTCACCACGGCCACCCGCCACACTCCCACGCCTGGCCGGGCCTGGAGGGGCTGCCCTGTGAGCTCCCCTACCCCAAACCAGGCGGCTACCAGGAGCCGTTCCACAACGGCACACACTCGGCCGACTACCACCCGGGGAAGTCCCTCCCGGCTGGGCCGCCTACAAAGATGGTGGCGCCTCCCTGGGTCTCCAGCAGCACTACGGCGAGAGCAAACTCAGACAGGCTAGCCTGGCCCGAGACAACCCCATCCTCATCAGCTCCATCAAGCCCAAACGCTCCTTCATCGAGTCCAACGTGTAGCCGCCCAATCACGAGTGGGCGGTTTTGCGCCGGGTGGCCCCACATCAGCAGTAGCTCCTGATCCCAGATCTGAGGAACACGGAGGCATGAAAGCACACTAGATGTAGGACTAGTTAGACTTCCTGCTGATTTTTGCGTCACAGCATAGAAGTGCAGCGTTAAGATGGAGCATCTCAGTTGCCAACGTCCACGCTTATAGGAACATAAGACGCCTGTTCAGAAAGGACGATTGTACTCTATATACCACTTATTATACACTTAAGCAAACGTTTGCTGTAGAACGCCTCATGAAGGCAGAAAATGCGTGGGAAAATGACGTTTGAACACTTCAGTGTGTCGAGGAGAACCAGATGAACACGTATGAACACGTACGATAGCTACGTACGATAACGCATACAAACACATTCTGGTTTATGGAAATATCTGTACAGTAAGTGTTGGTGGAGGAATCAATGAAATCTCTAAAACAGTGAATCCTGATCAGGCCTTTAGAACAGATCTtcagtgtgtatgtttgtgcacgtatgtgtatgtatgtatgtgtacaggtgtgcgtatggatgtgtgcgtgtgtgtgtgtacgggtgtGTGCTCTCTGATAGAACAAGAAtgctttcctgtgtgtgtgtatgtatgtatgtgtgtgtgtgtgtgcgtgtgttgtggaCAGGAGTGTATTATATAGTGTATTTCCTTATAACCTCTCTGCTGATGTATCAATTAATTTATGGCTCCTATGGCTTAGTGGAttgtttaaaatattatattttatacgTGTTATTTTTGCACAGCTACACATCATAGACTGAACCTGTGGGACAGGAAGTCATGCTTCAATCATGGTTCTGGCTCCCATGCATGTCAGGTGGTGGTTGTTAAAGAAAGCAAACCATTTTCAGGTTTTAACGGGCTAGCTAAGTTTAAGAGATTATTTTATCTGTATATTCATTTGCAGTTGGTTGCATAAATGAAGCTGTTACTGATTGTATTTCACATAATGCAACAATAAAGACCCAATTTAAGGACTAGTCTGATTAAAGAACGCCCACTTTTAATCAAACTTTAGTCTGATTAAATGAAGCCCACTTTAAAGGACTAGTCTGATTGAAGCAGAACGTTTGAGCAAATGGCCACAATGAACCAATTAAAACAGATCAACACTAGATCCATGATGACCCAGTTTGGGTTGTGTTTGTCTTAGCCTAAATGGCAGTCTGAGAGATGGACAAATACACTGATTTAGGGCTCGCTCAAAACCAAACCTGATTTTTGTGGTGCAACACCATACGTTGGGCAAAACGTTTAATCGTGGGTCAGGAAATACACACCAAACCAGTTCAGTAAGATTAAGGTTTTAATCATCTTTAATTGGTCACTCGTTCACAGTGGTGGTACCGGCATCAAGCTTATACATTTTCACAATCACATTTTTAAACCAGGGTCATCACACTGGACTGTGTAAAAGACACGCATCCTGTTACAGTCAACAGCTGCACGGGCACGGGCTGCACGGCCGTTCGTCCCGCTCACGTATAAATCTGTGTATACCTCATGCTGTTTAATATTCAGACACAGCCAATGGGAATCGGTAACATTAAGGTTTGATAAGTGTAGCTCTTAGCAATCACCCTACAGATTTAATTAGTTACCACAGAATTTCAATGTGAATTTGATTATTTTCGTGTTAGTGGAAACTGAAATAATAAACGTCACCCAGTGTGTTGCCTCCTATACAGGGCACTCCTGTTTAAAACATGAACGTAATCTCTCACATAATCTCTCCGCTTGGGTGGAGAGTCCTAGGGGCTCCGCCTACATCCAGCTAAATGATGAGTGACAGTTTCCTGACAGTCCCATGTTCAGTCTTGGCCTGGATAAGGAAGTGTGGAGACATCCCAGTTGGTCCGTCGTGGTCCtgcggaggtggtggtggtgtggagctTCCAGCATGCACGGATGCAGAGGGCGTGCGCTAATGTCCTCGGGGACCACCAGGGGGCACCTCCGGACTGGGCACCACTGCTCTAAGACCTGACGCTCTACACTAGAGCAGCTGAAGCTCGAAAGCAGAGCAGGCATGTTGATTGCAGAGTGCAGACGGGGGACGAGGCTGTGTGGCGTTCACAGGTCTGGAGCAGGACGAGGACAGGACAGGAATGGGGACGGGACAGGACAGGAATGGGGACGGGACAGGACAGGAGGGGGACGGACAGGAGGGGGCAGACGTATGTACATGTGtaagtacatacatacataagtcaCTCTGCATAACTTGCCATATGCCAAATGCCATATATGTTGAAGGTTTGGAGGGTGGGgccctgggggcggggctgcagtggaggggtggggttcAGCGGCCTGCTGGTCCAACGGAAGATGGCCATTTTGAGTGTGCGGTTGGGGGTGAGCAGCGTGGTGTGCAGAGGCAGGTTGGTCATGGGGCTGGTGCGGCTCTTGGTGCTGATCCAGCTCTCGATGGCCTCCCGCTCGTACGAGTACCCGTCTGTAGCACAGCAACAAAAACACGCCTTTCAGAGGGGGCAGAGCCTTGTGGGTGTGGCACGTGcaggggggcgtggccaggcCTTACCCGCAGCGATGACGGGGTCCTTCATCACCTCATGCGTGATGGGGCAGAGGTATTCGTCAGGAACGCCGTCAGACACCGGCACTGCACGCAACTCCTCCAACTTCCGCAGGACTTTGCTGCGTAAGCCCAGAGACTCTGacagaaaacacaacaaaatacatcacacacaccaccacaaataatctatatcagggatgtcaaagtcaaatacaccaagggccaaaaaaccaatttgctacaagccgagggccggactcgttcaatgtttatttaaacatattgaaatgattgcatatagcctattgaaccaagacctaacacagtatttattatttaatgcttaaatgaataaagcaatattttcttatggatcggtcagtaatttcaagtgaaaacatttttcaacaagcaaacagataaaacaaacttccttcaaagaaaacatgttctgtacattaaatgaaaaaagtaataaaggttggaaaaagtgctggaatttaggctaaagtacttgaaaatgcttgaaattgtaactacttcgtttcacaacaaatatctatctgactgaacagttctcttgcatTACATAACAAATAcaaacctcttgtaattccaggacgaaacatgagagaacgtgaagacgttaagattgggcgttttttaaataaacaaccattaaataatgtgaataaaaagcgaattatttcaaatcatttcgattAGATGTATAATATTTAACttgattaagtttaacgtgctggtgcgcgcaaagttacaaaattcgagaggtgcacgacgccctcgcgcacggcggagccactgcgattacgtcattttcgccgagcGGACCCTCGctgcttgtgcgcgctgcagtgacttcgcgggctaccgttgcattgtggggaatgtagtgtttgtgcgtgcaaaacaccatcgggcggctgtggcctgcgggccggtttcttatagtaattaaatatcatccagggggccatagataatcaattcgtgggccggatctggccccaGGGGCCTGACTTTGACACATGTGATCTATATTAATAATCTATATTAATCTCCTTCTATGAGACACCAGATGTGGGcagcacggtggcttggtggttagcacgtttgcctctcagcactggggtcttgggttcaagtccctatctgagtggagtttccatgttctccctgtgtctgcgtgggtttcctccgggatctccggtttcctcccacagtccaaaaacatggaggttaggtaaattggcagtcccagacaaattctccctgagtgtgtgtctgtgtctctctctgttcaataaaaacaagttgttgtgtgtgtgcttgtatgtccagtggtggatggtgatCTGCCACTagtgtctgtcctctctccccttcctgcaccccattcagtcccccagggggctgtagatcccagtagagagtacgctgtgcgcaattggctgccggtgtgtgattggttgtctgtaacgtagctgtgttaacaattgtaaagcgccttgggtatctagataaggcgctatataaattgaatcattcattcattccatTCCTTTACCAGGTCAGACAGGGactgtcatggcctggtggttagggaactggtcttgtgaccagagggtcctgggttcgattcccagacctgaagccatgactgaggtgcccctgagcaaggcccttaaccctcaattgctcacttgtataaaaatgagattaaaaaatgtaagtcgctctggataagagtgtctgccaaatgctgtaaatgtatgtGAGATGGACTTATTGGACAGGTTTTTGGTGAAGGGCCTTTGAGCAACAGTAATCAGATCTTAAAGCAAGAATCTTATTTATTTACTGTACTGCTAAATACTGTCTTTGTGACACTAATTCTCTGCAAGAAAATGTTTTCTTTCATTCCTACTGCTGTGATGTTCATGGGTTACGTCATGGACATTCATTTCTACACAGACCTGTGTGTATGGGTGCATGGGTATTGATGCACATAGACCTGGACAGGGGCTGAATACTTGTGACATGCAGTAGTATTGAAGTATTTCACGGCCCTTTAAGCACTAGAGGTTGTTGGCGCCCCCATTACTGAAACTTTAAGTATTTGGACTTCATTATTTACACCATTGAGACAAATTAACTTTTAAAAGGACATTAGACAGTCCTACATTTATCTGACACCCTCAGCTCATAAGAAGTGTCACTGGAACAACACTAGTTaactaatttattattattatttatttaactaactaatgtgtttttatttaactaattaatgtgtatttattagtggtgggccgttaacggcgttaacggcggtcgttaatataaaaattatcgccgttaatctattcttaaagttgggttgggaaatgggtcaaaatgggtaagcaagcTATGATGactcaacttgatagtttagctcggctgtattcctaaccaaattgcacagtaggggcgagaacgagttttcaaacctgtgaattacaaatcgtacgtgtttacatggatgcagccacgaagtcgccaggtttgcttcatggaaaattcatttttaggaacgtaaagtgttaccggagcggagctcggagcggtcgttttctgcatggtcctagcgctagattcgtcgctatttaaatatttctttttattaaccgttaaaactgcagaggaccaaaaccggcttttgaaaaagtcccccccaaattacgtccatgaggttaaatgtactaaatgttggcttacatttcaaatatcatgtttagctgaataaacacgttatcaaccccttttaatgtacagtatgcacggacgtaattttgggggggggggggggggggggggggggggacgacatgtctcccccactttttcaaaagccggctttggtcccccccagtttttacggttaaaaccaaatatttaaatagcgacgaatctatgtcccccccacttttgacatcaaaattacgtccatgacaGTATGtgggcttacaaattcatgtttaactgaataaaccgttgaacacgagtagcctacattttattgagcatgtttttcttcaaatatcaaagtagaacagctttctcaagcagtcattgatgcattttggaaacaggagatgagcccctggtctaatgcaccctctgtattaagaaaccctatctcaaaaactgacttttagtcattacttgggtagcacgcatatgagccattttaatacaGATTAATacagattaatttcaagatttcagtgagattaatctagattaaaaaaattaatctatgcccacccctagtattTATTTGATTGGATCAGGACAAAACACAAGTCACCAAGACACTCCTGCTCAAACCCAACATTGCGTTAATTACACACCGCTACATTTGACAGAATATTCGTTATATACCTTATGTTTCATACTTATAGATTTTTCAGGTTCTTAGCTCAAGTTCTACAGATATTAGAACTTTTAAAAATTAGACTAATACACTTCTGCTTTTATTAAAGTGTAGGTTATGTGTTAATTTCACCACTAGGGGGCGTGTGAGTATGGGGTTAAGCATGTGTGGACTGCGTGTTCTCACCTATATGAAGCTCTGAGCCGAGACTTTCCTTGCTGAGAGTCAGCAGCTCCGCCCCATCAATGTTATTGGCCTTAAATGTGTCGACCAGGCTCTCTAGCCCCTCCTCCTGTAACCATGCCGACACCTCATCCTCCGACCACTCACTCACCATCAGCCTGGAGTGACCTGGCCACCTTCTGCCTGCGAGACATGAAAATgggaactgtacacacaccgtAGCCCCGCCCTTCCCGCTCTGAACACACCATAGCCCCGCCCTTCCCGCTCTGAACACACCGTAGCCCCGCTCTGAACTCACCGTAGCCCCGCCCTCCCTGCGCTGAACACACCGTTGCCCCGCCCTCCCTGTGCTGAACACACCGTAGCCCCGCCCTTCCCGCTCTGAACACACCGTAGCCCCGCTCTGAACACACCGTAGCCCCGCCCTTCCCGCTCTGAACACACCGTAGCCCCGCCCTTCCCGCTCTGAACACACCGTAGCCCCGCCCTTCCTGCGCTGAACACACCGTAGCCCCGCCATTCCTGCTCTGAACACACCGTTGCCCCGCCCTTCCTGCTCTGAACACACCGTAGCCCCTCCCTTCCTGCTCTGAACACACCGTAGCCCCTCCCTTCCTGCTCTGAACACACCGTAGCCCCGCCCTTCCTGCTCTGAACACACCGTAGCCCCTCCCTTCCTACTACTGCTCCGAACACAGCACATCAACCACGATTGATCGGTAGAGAGAGAACACGAGAGAAGCTGgggtagtctctctctctccctctctctctctctccctctctcacacacacactctctccccctctctctccctcccttctcactctccctctctgtgttttCACACTTCTCATCACAACAGGGTGCTCTGAGGATAATTACTGACCGCTGCCTTACACCTTCGCAGCACAAACACTGCAGATGACCTTCAGATGGCCACAGCTCAGTCATTTCAcgcaggggagtgtgtgtgtgtgtgtgtgtgtgtgtgtgtgtgtgtgtgtgtgtgtgtgtgtgtgtgtgtggggtttggTGCTCTCTCTTACCTGCTTCATGGGAACCAGAGGCAGCCTCATCTAATACAGAGGGAAGAGAGATGTTAGCAGTAGGTGTCGACAGAGTGAAGAGTGAAATCAGAGAGAATCAGAAAGCATTCTGGGTCAGAGTCTCCTGAACACACGGTGTGTGGCGAGGGGTCTGCTCTCCTGAAGAAGCCCCGCAAATCACAGGAATTAAAGGACCTTGTTACAAAATCCTGCTGTGTTGAGAGCTTTAAATGTCTCGCTCTGCTTTATAAACAGGACagaatgcaaacacacacaccacactggacacacactcacctagaAGAGTCTTGTCTTCAGGGCCAGCAGATGTGGAGAAGCCCAAAAACACACAGAGTAAAGATTTCAGTAGCATTCACAGACCTAAACCGCACCTCTGGGtcatctgggggggggggtgtcagggTCATGACCCTTCAGTGAGATAAGCCTTTATTGACTGATGTCAGATCAGTTAGTGCAGCAAAAAAAATTCAACTCTCAATCATTTCTACACATAAATACCACATTACACTATTCAGTAAGAAATATATACAAGCCGTCTGTTCCTTTTCTGAATAATAAATGGGAACAGGCTCTTGAATACATGCCGTTGAGAGCAGATACATCAGACCTCACAGTCAGGCTGAACACCAGCGACCATGAGGAGGGCACGCTGTTAACACCACAGGAGTTGGAACACACAGACTCCCACAGCACCACcgggagtgtgagagtgtgagagtgtcgGAGTGTGAGAGCGTGGGACTGCGAGGCTCACCCGAAGTGCTGGAGCCGTCTTCCACTCTCCACACGCTCACTGTCTTGTCCATGGACCCGGCGGCCATGAGCGGATCCGTCGGGGAGAAGGCACAGGCTGTCACGTACCTGCACCACAGGGGTCAGGAGGGGTCACGGgtcagcgagagagagagagagagagagagagagagagagagagagagagagagagagagagagagagagagagagagagagagagagagagagaccgaccGAAGAGAACCTACCTCTCATGCTGGTTCAAAATATACAGCAAGATACCATTATTCTGCAACAAAAGGTCAAATTCAATTACAAAATTTCACAACCGTTGATGGATAAGTAAATATTCCACTACAGAACACTGACTTACAGCGTCGTATACTGCAATGCTTTTATCCATAGACCTGTCAGAGGATAGAAGGACACCTCATTACTCAAGAAAACACGCAATTCATGTGTGCAGTTCGTCCACCCGAATTATAACGGGTGCAGAcagccacctagtggccatagaGCGAAGGTGCAAAGGAGTCTGCGTGCAGTCAGCATGACGTGACAGAAATTGCTACACAACCGTTGCTAAGCAGCAGCAACGGTGTTTTTGACAAATTCAGGGCCGCTTGCTAAGCTACATTTAAAATGGAAGTAAAAGAAGTAAATCCCGTTAAATTTAAGTGTGAATTTGCGTGATACCAACCCAGAGATTAAAAGCTGTCCATCTGCAGAATAAGCAC
Above is a window of Brachyhypopomus gauderio isolate BG-103 unplaced genomic scaffold, BGAUD_0.2 sc479, whole genome shotgun sequence DNA encoding:
- the wdsub1 gene encoding WD repeat, SAM and U-box domain-containing protein 1, translating into MVSLVCTLQNHRDDVNWCTFSGSLLATCSADKTIRVYHTRDFTELPFSPLSGHGYGVHCCCFSPCGQFLASCSTDATTVVWAMNTGEIEAVLEHPGRSPVRVCAFSPASSYLVSGAADGSLALWDFPSRRLHRTGAVPDTTIVACSFSPCGQLLATGSTYGDLRVWDLTLNQLHAEKYAHDLGVTCCQFSPQMMKDVAGCLVQFRFASCGQDSLLKVWLLSRTSPTGCKMALLHTLSAQSATVLSCAYSADGQLLISGSMDKSIAVYDANNGILLYILNQHERYVTACAFSPTDPLMAAGSMDKTVSVWRVEDGSSTSDKTLLDEAASGSHEAGRRWPGHSRLMVSEWSEDEVSAWLQEEGLESLVDTFKANNIDGAELLTLSKESLGSELHIESLGLRSKVLRKLEELRAVPVSDGVPDEYLCPITHEVMKDPVIAADGYSYEREAIESWISTKSRTSPMTNLPLHTTLLTPNRTLKMAIFRWTSRPLNPTPPLQPRPQGPTLQTFNIYGIWHMASYAE